A section of the Ovis canadensis isolate MfBH-ARS-UI-01 breed Bighorn chromosome 1, ARS-UI_OviCan_v2, whole genome shotgun sequence genome encodes:
- the HTR1F gene encoding 5-hydroxytryptamine receptor 1F — MDFLNSSDQNLTSEELLNRMPSKILVSFILSGLALMTTTINSLVIAAIIVTRKLHHPANYLICSLAVTDFLVAVLVMPFSIVYIVRESWIMGQVVCDIWLSVDITCCTCSILHLSAIALDRYRAITDAVEYARKRTPKHAGIMITIVWIISIFISMPPLFWRHQGTSQEDECIIKHDHIVSTIYSTFGAFYIPLTLILILYYKIYKAAKTLYHKRQASRIAKEEMNGQVLLESGEKSSRLVSTPYMIAKSLSDPSTDFDKIHSTVKSPRSEFKHERSWRRQKISGTRERKAATTLGLILGAFVICWLPFFVKELVVNVCEKCKISEEMSNFLTWLGYLNSLINPLIYTIFNEDFKKAFQKLVRCRC; from the coding sequence atggatTTCTTGAATTCATCTGATCAAAACTTGACCTCAGAAGAACTGTTAAACAGAATGCCATCCAAAATTCTGGtgtccttcattctctctggactGGCACTGATGACAACCACCATTAACTCACTTGTGATTGCTGCAATTATTGTTACCCGAAAGCTGCACCACCCAGCCAACTACCTAATTTGCTCCCTTGCAGTCACAGATTTCCTTGTAGCCGTTCTGGTGATGCCTTTCAGCATTGTGTATATTGTGAGAGAGAGCTGGATTATGGGACAAGTGGTCTGTGACATCTGGCTGAGCGTTGACATTACATGCTGTACATGTTCCATCTTGCATCTCTCTGCTATAGCTTTGGATCGGTACCGGGCAATCACTGATGCTGTTGAGTATGCCAGGAAAAGGACTCCCAAGCATGCTGGCATTATGATCACCATAGTTTGGATTATATCTATTTTTATCTCTATGCCTCCTCTATTCTGGAGGCACCAAGGAACTAGCCAAGAGGATGAGTGCATCATCAAACACGACCACATCGTTTCCACGATTTACTCAACATTTGGAGCTTTCTACATTCCATTAACACTGATTTTGATCCTCTATTACAAAATATATAAGGCAGCAAAGACGTTATATCACAAGAGGCAAGCAAGTAGGATTGCCAAGGAGGAAATGAATGGCCAAGTCCTTTTGGAGAGTGGTGAAAAAAGCTCTAGACTGGTCTCCACACCGTACATGATAGCAAAGTCTTTATCTGATCCATCAACGGACTTTGATAAAATTCATAGCACAGTGAAAAGTCCCAGGTCTGAATTCAAGCATGAgagatcttggagaaggcaaaagATCTCAGGCACAAGAGAACGCAAAGCAGCCACTACCCTGGGATTAATTTTGGGTGCATTTGTAATATGTTGGCTTCCTTTCTTTGTAAAAGAATTGGTTGTTAATGTCTGTGAAAAGTGTAAGATTTCTGAAGAAATGTCAAATTTTTTGACATGGCTTGGATATCTCAATTCCCTTATAAACCCACTGATTTATACAATCTTTAATGAAGACTTCAAGAAAGCATTCCAAAAACTTGTGCGATGTCGATGTTAG